One genomic region from Cucurbita pepo subsp. pepo cultivar mu-cu-16 unplaced genomic scaffold, ASM280686v2 Cp4.1_scaffold009936, whole genome shotgun sequence encodes:
- the LOC111787309 gene encoding uncharacterized protein LOC111787309, producing MSKKKQPQLPSQGKPEIEKVKKRVRFADTEPVIIAIDREERSTEEETEKKVVRITVKLTKQEANRMLSRCSNGGVLEFGDVASELMRIPAARVSSSMVVN from the coding sequence GCAAGAAGAAGCAGCCGCAGTTGCCGTCGCAGGGGAAGCCGGAGATCGAGAAAGTGAAGAAGAGAGTGAGATTTGCAGATACGGAACCGGTGATAATCGCCATTGACAGAGAGGAGCGGAGTACAGAGGaggaaacagagaagaaagtgGTTAGAATTACGGTGAAATTGACGAAGCAAGAAGCGAATCGGATGCTTTCGAGATGCTCCAATGGCGGCGTTCTAGAATTCGGAGATGTTGCGAGTGAGCTCATGCGGATTCCTGCGGCTCGCGTTAGCTCTTCTATGGTAGTCAATTGA